The nucleotide sequence CTTGGTGTCCTTCTTCTCCTCCTCGGTCTCGGCCTTCTTGTCCTTCTTGCCCTTCTTCTTGTTCTTGCCGGACTTTTCCTCCTCTTCGACGGCTTCGGGTTGGATTTCCTCGGAAGCTTCAGGCTCGGGCTCTGGGGCAGGTTTCTCCACAGGCTTGGGTTTGGGTTCCGTAGCTGCCTTTTGCTTGGCTAGAGCAGCCTCCCTCTTCTGACGCTCCTTCTTCTCCTTCTTTTTCTGAGCCGCTGACTTCATAGTGCTGCCGCCCTCCTCATCATCACTGGCCTCATCCTCGCCAGCGTCTTCCGCCGCGGCAACGGGAGCCTTGGCCTGCTTCTTGTTCTTTTTCTTCTTGGAGAACTCGTCGGCCAGTTCTTCGGGAGAAACAACAGTGGCGGTAGCAGGAGCATCCTCGCCGGCATATTCCGCTTGGAGTTCGGCTAAAACCTTGTCCAGATCTTCGTCGTCATCGTCCTTGCCCTTGCGTTTGGCCTTCTTGCCCTTCTTCTCGTTCTTCTGGGGCTTGGCGACCACCTTTTCCTCCTCCTCAGACTGGCTTTCCTGGGCAGCCGGCTCatcctcgtcgtcgtcgtccaTTAGCAGCTCAAAAGCGGACTTCTTGGAGGCCTTACCCTTGGCGGGCACCACCTCCTCCTCATCGGAGTCTTCATTTTTGGCAGCCTTGCCTTTTCCCTTGACACTGAGCTTCTTGACGCCTTTGGTCAGGGCTTGGACATCATCCTGGCCAGCTTTGTTGGCTTTCAGAGGCTGGTTCTTCTTGTTGTTGAGGCTCACCTGGTCGCTGTCCACGTCGGAGCTGTGGGATACGCAATGGACACAAGTTAGAAAGTTTGCCAAGTTGGCAGGTGGTTTATTTTGGGGAAAGACTCACATTTCGTCCGCCGAGGAACCGCCTTCGACCTTGGTCAGTATCTCTTTCTTGCCCTTTTTAGCTTTAACCATCTTCCCGTTTGCGACTGCAACACGCTCCTCCGCTGGCCAAAAACGAAAAGCCGTGGGTTATTCACCGCTGAAAGATCCGCACACGCGACGCTTCGGCAGCCAAGAGAGAAAAAAGAGGAGGAAGACTTTCCACTACGGTGCTCCTGGAGCTGGAGATCCTCTGATGCTGATCTCGCTGTGATGGGTCCTGCGGCGAGGTGCTGCTCCTGCAGAATTGGGCAATCGAGGGCTGAATGTGGCACGGTGGATTGCCAATTTTCAGTCGGTTTTATTTAACCGTGGAAATTCTGCACACAAACACGTTGGGTTAGTGGGCGGCGGGAGGGAGAGCAGGGGGTCGCAGTGTGACCGTGCGATGGGATAACTGACAATGAGAAGGGTGAAGTTATCGATTGTCTTCGTACCCTGTAATCACCGATTAAAGGGGTATATTGGTTGAATGAGAGTATGATTTTTTGTACACTGTACATTgttcaaaatgtttttactatttttattttccatgTTAAAATGGTTTTGCTtgtataataatttatatttacgGTTTTTAGTAGAATCGTGGCCAGAGTTGCCACGGCGCCGGTGTGCGCTTGAAATTTCGGTCTTCTTTTCATCACATGTGTCAATAGCCTTTCATCTAATCTTGTTCATTCGCGAATTTATcgcttaaaatttttaaacatatCCTTTAACTTCATTGATTACTGTAAATTTGTATTGTGCGATGCAAGGCAGAACCATTTATCTACTTGCTTTGTACACTAATTGTTCAGGCTTAAAGGGCTTAAAACCGAGAAGTTCTAACATAATCTGGTTTCTTTCGGATCTGGAGTGTACTTCTTGTTCACCTGACAGGCTAAATTATTATGCTTTTGTGACATTAAACTAAAAGATTCTCAGATTTCTTCAAAAGAATGTCCCGAAATTTCTGTGGGTTGCAAACCTGATCAAATATTCATAGTACTCTCAGCCACAGTATCGCATTGGGGTATGtgtttagtattttttttaaagcctCATGGGTATTTTATTAATACCCCCCATGCGGTCACACATAAATTCCTTCTCTAAAAAAGTTCGCAAGACGCTTTTTGCCCGGTATTTTGATCCAGAGTTTTTCGAGTTTGTGACTATTTGCTGTCAGAATTGCTACAATTTGTCTGGTAATTAATCCACTAATTTAAGAGCATTAAGAATCTTTGTAAGTACACGGAAATAATGAAGAGCCGgctgtaaatatttaaaaagccGGTTGCGAACTGAAGGAATTCCCTATTCTTGGACTTCCAGATTGACATCCTAGAAAATTGGATGATGTCTAGCGAAGCTTCCGGAAGTATTACGATCAAAGAAGAAGCATCCACAAGCAGTACGGCTGGCAATATTCCCGTAGAATCCGGCGAAACAAAGGTTTGTGTTTGTTTTGGCAATCCGTGTTTGAATGTGTGAGAGCGAAAGGGACGGATGTAGTGCAGGATAACTGTAAAAACTGTTGCTCTCCGTTAGCATGGAAACATGTGGTTTTTGGTTCATTCAAAAAATTTCTTgctttgtttaaaaattacaCTGAAAATTTAGAATCAAAACCGGAATATATCTCaaatttgaatattaaaactaaaatagTATTTAATTTAGTCACAACATTTAGCTAGctcaaaaaatttttaaacgtaaaattatattaaaaaatattacgaTTAATGCAGTGTTAAAATTAATTACCAATaaatattatacatattatactatattgtaaaaaaaataacaatattttatttacctAAAATACCAATAGTTTTGTAACTTCTGATAATTGTGTCCATTTCGAGTGCTTTTCTAAAAAGAGCTGACTCAACTTcaataaacttttttaaacTCTTCTAgaagtacgaagaacttgtgTATACAAAACAAATTGAAAGTTCTCTTTCTTGaagtttatttaaaaataaaacagttTCGATATTTATATATTCCAAGAGTTGTAAGTGCATTTCTCATCTTAAAAGCACTCAAGGCTTCGTTCCTCGAAATCGTCACTCGCAACAATTTCAAATGTTTACAATAACGCTTGCCCGTATTTTCAAATTTCAGGCTAAGAAACCGGAGATCGGGGCTGACAAGGCGGAATCGCTGAGCGAAGCCGAGGGCGGGAACGCGACGGAGACGACAGAGACCCATTTGAAGCGACTGCAGAATCTGCGCAAGGAATTGAGCTACCTCAGCGAAACCGACTGGATGTACGAGAGTCTCGACAAGAAAGCAGCGCAGTAGAAACCTGATTAGAGCCATATACCAAAAATGTTTACATACGTTCGCAAGTTTTTCGCCAACCCAGACCGGGAGGCTATAATGGAGTGTTTGGATCGGGAGAATCGCTTTTTGGATCAAAAAATAATGGAAGAGAAGATGGACCGCCAGCTTCAGGGGAATCAATCCGCTATGGATGAGGTTATGAACAACCAGATGGGTGAACTTACGCAGGGACTATCTGCCATGGATATAAATAGGGAAGGAGCCTGTACCGCCAGGAAGGGAGTGATCACCAGTTTGGGCAGCGACCGTGGTGTCATCGACAAAGACGTCTTCTTCGAAAGCAAGGTGGCAGATGATATCTTCTTGGAGCTCCAGGTCGGCTGTGTGGTCGAGTATTTGACCTTCAAAAAGGGGGACACCATAAGGGTGGTCAAGGTGAAGCGCATCCTCGAGCACAACTGGGAGGATGCAAAACATAACCAGGTGGGCTCGTCCTTCATATTTGTGTTAAGTAATTTGTAGAGACCATGTTCTGtctataataaaattaatccTACTAAACCTAACaccaaattattatatataattgaATATGTCCATGTGGGAAAAGCTATTTTAGATGAAATATACATCTTGTTCAATCAAAAAAACACAATCGTTTTCAGATCGAGGATGCTCTAGACAAGCTGAAGAATGAGAATCCCACCTGCTTCAACACCCAGCTGAGGAGCGTATTGGGCCTGATTCGCCAGCGCCTGGCATCCTCCGTAGACGTGGAGACGGAATACGGACAGCTCACCGTCGAGCTGGACAACATCGAGATGACCTTCATCCCCAAGACGGGAGATCGAGTGCGCCTGGAGTGCAACATTCAGCTGGACGATGATTTTGTAGACAAGCAGGGGGAAATCCTTCAGGTGACCAAGATGTTCCCCACACGCATCCAGCAGGCGGAAAAGTGCATCGTGGAGCGTGTCTACACCGATCTAGCTGTACTGGGTCCGGAAACCTACGTCTTAAAGTCGGACGTGCCCACCGGCGTGGATCTGCACCTGGGCGACTTTGTGCTCGCCGATCTTATTGAGTGTCAGTATGTAAGTTAACAAAGGAATATGTAATTTACAGATCTCTTCATAATGAGATTCATATTAAATTCCCAGTCTAAATTCACGAGACGCGCCATCAAGCTTACTCCGATGGAGAAGAACTTCGGTGCAACCAAGATCACTTCGCAGGGCAATTCGGGATCTTCCAGCAATCCTCAGGCTGTTACGGTGACTGGTGTAAGCCGCTTCATTACCACAGAACTCTGGCAAAAGAAGAGTGTGTCACTAAAACTGACCAACAACCTAAGCCGCAAGTTGCGCCTGGAGAGCGTTGTTGTCTCCAATGATAGTGAGTCGCAGTTAAGCGTGGTGGAACCGCTTGAATCCGTGGATATTGCCAGCGGCGCCGAAATACCGCTGGTCTTCGAGATTCACACCCAATTTCAGGGTGAAGCAACTGAAAGTTACGAGCTGAAGTTCGACCGGTTCAAGATGAAGCGCTCTTTTACTGTCATCGTCTGTGAAACCAAGGAGGAGGCCGCCGAAGCCGATAGGCGTTTGATAGCCGCTGAAACTCTCATTGCACCCGGACGTAACATCCAGCAGAGATCCAAATTCTATGCCAACCAAGTTTGGTGCAACCAAGTGGAAGTGATTCCGGGTGAACACAATGCCCCCAGGCGCAGATTTGTTGCACTGCGATTGGGTTTCTTTGAGGTAAGATTAGCTCAACATAGATGTGAACAAGTActaacatatttatttttaaaattgtgattttttttaaaggttCCCGAGAAGTTGCGTCAAATTTATTTGACCGTTGAACGGAAACAGGATTTGATCGATGCCATCGAACAGCTTTACTCTTGCATCAAGGAGCCCCTGAGCATTAGGAACTATGTGCAGCGTTTCGGTCTATTCCTGCACCTCGAGGAGATTGAGTGCTTTGTGAGCTTCCGCAACTACGACAGAGACCGAGCCCATTTCCTGCGAGACGGAGAGTACCTCGCGCTGCAGATCGAGAATCTGGCCGAACGTCGTCCATCGCTGGTCGTGGGCGATACAGTCCGAGCCGTAGATCCCTGGGCGGATCCCAATTGCCGAAGTAACAAGACCTACGAGGGCGTCATTCATAAGGTGCTCTTCAATCGCGTCCTGCTCAAATTCAACGCCAGTTTCCAGGAGAAGTATAATGGCGAGGACTATCGACTTGAGTTCTATTTCTCGCGGTATTCTTTCCGCAAGCAGCACCATGCCATCTCGAAAATCGGCAGCGTCATGGGTGAGGATTTCCTGTTCCCCAGTAAGGTGACAAAGCGCGAGAATCCCCAGTTGGAGGTGCAAATGGTGGACGATGATATGTATCTGTACGACTCTAAATTGCCGTGGTATAACTCGTCTCTCAACTGCATCCAAAAGCGAGCTGTCTTCAATATCCTGCGAGGTGAAGCAGAAGACATTCCGTACGTGATCTTTGGGCCACCAGGCACTGGGAAAACCGTGACACTGGTGGAGACACTTCTGCAATTGGTCAGGAATCTTCCTGGGGCTCGAATCCTGGTCGGAACCCCTTCCAATAGCGCAGCTGATTTGGTAACCAAGAGGCTCATCGATAGCAATGTCTTACTCCAGGGAGATTTCATTCGTTTTGTGTCGCACAATCAAGTGGAGAGGGACTTAATACCTCCCGAATTGATGAGCTACTGTGCCACCTCTGACCTCGGTTCAGTGGGTACTTGCGAGGATAAAGTGAGTATAGAGATGTTCCCTTTTATCGGGTAAGGATCTAATACttaaaaatcataaaatttTCGTAACAGATGATGGTAACCGAATCGGGACTGAAGCTCCGCTGCCAGGCAAAGTTCATGGGTACCCACCGAATCACCATCTCCACCTGCACTACTTTGGGCAACTTCCTGCAGATGGGATTCCCACCGGGGCATTTTACCCACGTGCTTTTCGATGAGGCGGGTCAAAGCACCGAATCAGAGACCATAGTACCCATTGTAATGTTGACGAAAAAACGCAGTCAAGTGATTTTGTCAGGTGATCCTCGCCAACTGCAGGCTATTGTCATGAACAGATTTGCGGGAAGCAGAGGATTTTCCATGTCCTTCCTAGAGAGATTGCTGGAACGTTCGCCCTATCGAAAGGATCTCCAGAGATATCCCGAAAGCTCGGGCTACAATCCCAGTGTATTGACCAAATTATTGTACAATTATCGAGCATTGCCGTCGATTATGAGTATTTATAGCAAGCTCTTCTACGACGACGAATTGATCTCGGTGGTTTCCGATAAGGATTCGAGAGAAGCTAAGCTGCTGTCCAGACTTCGATGTGTCTTCGAGCCCGAAAAGGACATGCCTCAAGCGCATGGCACCTTCTTCTATGGCATCACTGGGGAGAATAGGCAGGAGAACGATTCCCCCTCCTGGTACAATCCCCAAGAAGTCAAGGAAGTGTTCCTCATGACCATTTCCCTGTATCGCGCCAATGTGAGTCCGGAACAGATCGGAATACTCACTCCTTATATGAAGCAGGTGAAGATGCTGCGCAACATGTTTATTGGCACCGATGTGGCTATGCCGAAGATTGGTTCTGTTGAGGAGTTTCAAGGACAGGTTGGCTACAGCATGATTCTACATTGATCTGTTCTATaaattatttcaaaaaatattctaTATATTCTAGGAACGAGACATTATGCTCATCTCCACGGTGCGTTCGTCGGAATCGATCCTTCGTATCGATACCCGATTATCCTTGGGCTTTGTGTGTTGCAACAAGCGGATGAACGTGGCTGTTTCCCGAGCTCGTGCCATGATGATTATTTTCGGGAATCCCCATCTTTTAGCCGTCGACGAATGCTGGCGCCAACTCATATTGTATTGTGCCCAAAATAACGCCTATTTTGGCTGTGAGTTACCACAATCTGTGGTGAATCAGGAGGATGAAGATCCAGTTCAGTTGGAAAAATTCGTGCCTTAACCAAAAATTCATTAAGTTCGTATGGACCTGACAAAATATATTCTCTTCATGCAGGGTTTTACTTTAGACAATAAACGTATTCCAAATGAGTTGGAAAGAACTGCGAAAACTGCTTTATTTCCTTTGAAACTAATTCGTGTTCCACAAAATAAAATGTGATATAAAAATTGGCATTAGCTTTGGCTCGAAATTTCTGTTAATGTACGTAGGAATTCCAACACTTGCTGTTGTTGTGTCAAACCCATATGAGTTTctcaaataattttaaattcaagGACACAGGGGTGCCATAGAAGTCTTAAGAAATGAAGTTAAAAATACTGATTTCTAATGACAATCGTATAATAAGTGGAAAAGGCACCCTAGAAATTAAGTTACGTCCGGGCTGTCAAATAATTCAATTCTAACCGTTCTTGGAAAAAGAGATTTCTTTTAACCAATCTGGCAACGTAGGTCGCTTAGCCTGGCGGGATGTTGACAAACACTGGCTGTAACCGTTATCCCGCCATATTTTTAGCTTTTCTGTTTTGATTATCACGTCGTATAGACCAAATGATCTTCGATTTTGGATATTAAATATCTGCAGAGAGTAACGAAATTATGGACCAGAACTGGGCTGCCGAGCAGAACATCTTCGAGGTCATCCGAAAATCGGAAAAGAATCGCCACACAACGGACGTTGATACGGTGAATTTTGTCCAGGAATTGGATGGATTATGGTATTGTAGACTAAATGATCTATATTTTAGCGCCTGGCGAAGACGCACTGGCTCAGCGACTATGCTCGGGACATATTTTTGACCATGCGGGAGCAGGAACTTCGCCGCCTTCCAATGTTTTTCCTTTCGTCACAAATTGACGATCGCCAGAAACTGCTGCAGTTCCTCCAACTGGTGGCCCGAACCCACAAACTGGGTCGCTGTGCACTGCACTTGGGTGAGCACTGTACTGTAGAGCTTTCCTAATCGGATCTAGCAAAGAAATTTACGGAATGAAACTACTTTAAGAACAAAGTAACACCATCAGTGAAAGATTCTCATTATGACAGCCCAAAGACCTCTATAAACTAAACCTAAAAGCTTTATCCTCTTCAAgagaatttaaatttaagtacTTGAGACATCAGCTAGCTAGAAAGCTCAAATTAATAGGAATCCACCAAAAATTCCATCAGAAGTAGaaatttcataaaaaaaatCCTGGGTATAGGAAATCATATCCTACACACTTTTAATGTAATTCAATTTAACTACTCCAGGAATTAACTACTGTctaaacaaaaatgttttcaaaatCACTTAAAACTCTATCAATTTCAGCCGTTTACTACCTGGATCGCTTCCTTGACTACTACAGAGTCCGACCGGACAAGCTTTTCATGGTGTCCATCACCTGTCTTCACTTGGCAGCTCAGATCGAAAACACCGATGCATTTATACCGCGCTTCAGCGAGTTAAACCAATTGGTCAGGAATGTTTACACACTATCCGAATACAAGGTTGTGGAAAGGAAGCTGCTGTGCTTCCTTAACTTCGAGCTAGTGCGTCCCACAACGGCCAGTTTTGCGGAGCTGTTCGCGTGCAGCTTCCTCACCCGCTGCGACTTTGCGGCCTACACCGAGATGTTGGATGAATGCGAGAGGGAACATAATATCCAGGCATTTCCACGTTACGGAAGCTTCGAACAAATGCTGGGTAGTTTGGGGCAGCAACTGGTTAGCATGGCGGACTACACATTGAGCAGTGAGTGTGGATAAGTTACAGATGATCCCTAGAGATTTTAATGACGAAAGTATACCCTCTCAGTTTACAGCTTTTCCAATGATTCACCCTCGCTTTTGGCCGCCGCCTGCATTGCTGCGGTTCGACAGGTCAGCGGGGTTAAGCGCTGGTCGCAGTACCTCATTGAACTGACCTCCTACACCGAGGCCCATGTGGAACCCTACATGGACGTGCTCACCGACTACTTTTACTATCAGGATATTCAGCATGCCTGGGAGTTTCCCTTCGGTCAGAACAACCCGAAATTATCCAGTCCCGATTCTGGCTTTGAGGAGTCGCTGACTGAAAACACACAGCTTGTGGTCTCTGATGAAGTGGTCACCGTGGAGGTGGAGACCTACAACATTATCACCGTGCAGCTGCAGAACACAGCTCCGGAGTCTACGAAATCTCTTCCCGAAATACAATCGCATCTTAAGCGCCCACGCTTTGAAGATAATACAGATTCCCCTCATCCATTTAAGCAAGCCAGATTCGAAAACGAACCCAAAGATTTGTAACACAAAAAATAGTTAGAACTATTACAATTTGAAAGAAATCGAAATAGTTTCAAGGTTCCCAAGAAATCCTTAACGTAGATATCACCCTGTTCAATTGAGTTGAACACGCGGCATATCGAAATCGTATTAatctgctttaatatatatgtatttaatatatatatttgaaatTATCTTATAAACTTATGAATACAAAATGTCAAAAACTCAACAAAAAAGAAGCATTATCAACTAAAAACAACAAAgacattatttataatttgGTAAACAAAACAATGGCCcttgtttaattttatcagACATTTTCGGGAGCGGTCAAATTCAAAATCTCttaaaactaaatgaatttaCAATTAAATTTGGAGTGTCAAATTAGAGCTGCCAATTAAGGAACAATTAAAGGTCATTAAGGCTttcttatttcttatttttacaTAGTTATTAGGACTTAAGAGTGAGTTTTTACGAAAGAAATACGAGATAGTGTTGGGACTTGAAGTTAACTTTGGACAATATAATACGTTTTTTACAATATCTTAAATTAATCAAATGGTAGAAATGCAGAGTAAGATGTTGCCTGGCTTCAAATTGTCCGTTAGTgattaaattcataaaaaatgttcaattaaatgcgCACATGTTGTAATATTGTCCAAAGATTACTTTTCGTCCCTAAGGTTTCGGAACCAACTCAATTAAGACTGTTATTCATACCAGGATAGCACACACACTTCAATTTTATATATCTCATAAATCTAGCCTAGCTGCTGAATGCACAAAGCGGAATGCATCGGGGAAAACGGGGAATCTGTGTCGGAAGGAATGGGAAGTTTCGATCTAACTATCTTACTAAAACCTGCATTGCTATCCCAGTGCTGTAAGTAGTTTCGTGGGGAATGGGGCGTGTAAACAAAAAAGTCGTTTGAATTTACAACATTTACAGGACGTCTGTACAAGGATCAGCTTTCATCGCTGCATGTCGCGTCGTTTCAATACATCGAAGATCACATCGGAGGCGTTCTGTTTGTTGCTGGGATCATGGCCCGACTCATCCTCCGAATCGGTTTGCTCCAGCAATGGCACCGTCAGCGTGGAATGCGATTTCACGTGCACACCCGCAATGGCACTGCCCTCGTTGAATTTGTACTCGCCCGGCGACGACTCCTCCTGGTCGTTGTCGAATTCTAAATCCTTCTGCTGCCTCTGCGACTCCTTCATACTGGTGTACTTGTGCAGGAGGTGGCAAACAATGCCCGCCAGGCAAATGACCAAACCAATGTAGTTAATAACGCTCAACTGGTCCTTTTTCAGGGTCACAGCCAGGGCCAACTGGCAGATGTCCTTGAAGATCCCGGCTATCGAGAGGGTGAGACTGGAGGTCTTACACAGCACCAGGAACTCGCTAAACTCCATGAGAAAGGCCAGCAAGGCTCCTGCTGATATCTTCGCAATGGCCCAGCTTATCTCATTGGATGTATGGCTATGGAGATCTTCAAGAACCGCGATAAGGTTACCACCTGTAATAGAATGGGAGTTATTTTAAGCCCACTAAGCAATTGAAGTAAACCAAACCCACCTTCTATGCCAAAAACCAGGGGCACCAGCGAGGCAATCATCCACGGCTGCATGTAGTATATCATGTCTATGGGGTTGTGCAATCCCAGCTTGGATTTCTGCATTATGAACTGTGCGAAACTCCATCGCAATCCGCTGCTTAGCGAGGCGAAGAGGATGAAGAAGAAGCCCAGGGCATTGAACTGCGTGGACTTGTAGGTGAACATCACAAGGCCCGTGCCTATCAGGCCCACAATCGACACCAGATACCAGCTCTGAAAGTAAATAATGCCATTAATGCACAATCTATATGGGGGAGTTAAATATTTGCTAGAACGCATTTgcaacaaaatttaaaaatgaaaaaaaaaacatttatatacTCCCAAAATGTACTCCATTTAACTGAAGGACCCTAAATCAAAGCCATTAAAAGCTATATTTACTCTTTTTATACCATCCAGCTGATAAACATCTGCAATCAAAATAATAGCAACATCACCTCAGTGAAATATCCTTATCTACAAGTAAAAATGACTAGTTATATTCGAACATGAAGTTACTCACAATTAACTGATAATATTTCAACATTTgcaataaacaaaaatgtatttttagaTATTGCTTTTTATCTATTAGTTTTTCTTCTTATCGTATCGTTGTCAGAGAATAATAATATATCGTTAATTAAAATTGTTCTGATTTAAGAAAGTACAAATATAGACATAATGGAAATTTAGTTGATTAAAAATTCAACTACTGTATAGAGTTTGTGATCTATTGgaaatttgtttcattttttcAGGTTTATCAATTTAACTAGAAATAACTAGTTTAAGATTAAGAAGTTCTGAGTGTTGAAACTTCTTGGTGGTAAAAGAGATATAACAATAATCAACTGTATTCCTTACAACTCGTTGTGATAAAGAGCTTAAAAAGAGGTGTAGTTTTATCAGTTCTTTGTAGATAAGACGAAATTTCATGAACTTTTGGAAGCtttcaaaataattgtataGATAACCTTGAAGGTAATTGAATATACAGAAAAACTTCAGAACGTGAGTTGACATATAATTATTTCTGTAACTGAGAGTTCCCTGACTGTAAAACCACCTCCCCCTTAGTTTAGTTAGCTTCTATAATTTCTAGTTTTCCAGTTTCCTCACCTTCTTTTCCAGTCCCAAAGCGATGGCGAACAGTAGGATAAAGACGATGGTCGAGGACTTGGTCATGGTGTACAGTGAGATGGGAACCAGGGCCAACCCCCAGTTGGAGAACCCTATATCGATGGCACTGGCCACGCCCGTGGGGGCCATCTTTCGCAGGGCCACGCGCCAATCCAGCTGTACCCTCGACCTGCCCATTCGCAGCCTGTAGATCCTGCGCGCCAGGGCAGCCAGCAGGAACTTCACGACCAGATGATAGGTCACGATGGCCAGGGGAAAGGGCATCTGCCGGTTGATGTCCGTTTGGTAGAAGGTCAGCGATATGGAGAGCGTTAGATACAAAAAGATAATGGCCAGTGTGCCCACGGCCATCTGCATCATCATGTTCTCCTCCTGGGCCAACGTGGCCGTCTCCGCAGCTCCACGGGACTCGCCAGATCCCGACTTTCCGCTGGCGTACTTGAAGTTGCTCTGACGCAAACGATGGCCATTGTTCAGCTGCGTTTTCTGGGCCAAACTGAGCTCGATCTCCTCGTCTTCCGCATCGCTGGCATTTCCGTTTCCAGCACCCGCCTCACCACCACTGGAGTTCAGCCGCTCGTACTTGGCCGCCACCATTATATATTATCGGGAGTACCTGGTAAACAAGATATAGACCACATAGTAACGTGTGAAATGGAGTAATATTGGTTAAATGCGGGGGCAGCGCAACGCGGCAAAACTTACTTCTTTCGTTATCTTGAAGTCTACGTCCATATGTATCCAATATGTTCCGGGTATTTTGCCACTTTTCCGCTATCTGCTACGTTTCTATATGCGTATATAAGTTCCGAGTCGGTCGTGCAATAATGGAAATGACTTTAATGGGTTTTTACGCTGCCATTTCGACCAAAACTTCTGTTTTTCGATTTCGTTTCTGCCAACTGTTTATACACAGGCAGTGCTGCCCGGCTGGCTAGTTTCCCGCTGGAAGTGATTGGCGGGGGAGGTCTGGCATAGCAGTTTTGGCCAAAGTGCCAGCTCTGGCAGCGCTGGGTGGGCGGTATCGATTGCCAACTAACGATAAAAATGCGGGGCTGCAAGCTCGATCCGATAACCTTAGCGCCCATTTTAAAATGACTGTAAACAGGAAAATTATTTGTAATCAGGGCCCAAATTACATGCATTCTGAAAATTTGAAACTGATCAGAGCTCGGGGCTGATAGGAAGTTTATCCAAACACAGATTGACAAGAGATTGGTGctaatttttcggaagtttaTCCAAACAAAGTTAAAAAGCGACGAAGATATGGTGCTAATTGTTTGTTTATGGGGTTTTATTGTATTTAACCCAGCGGTCGGCATGGAATAAAATGACATTTTGCCTTTTATTTGTGTGAGTAATTTACACAATTTACAAGAAGCAAAGCAGAACTATTCCCAATGAACGCTTTTTGGGACGCTACCGACCGCTGATTAATCCCCAGATGGTATTTGTATGTTAAATGACGCTAATCAGCTGAATGATCAAATCAAATCTCGTATCAAGAAAGTTTTTAACTTTATAAAGCCAACATAAATAATAAGGTATGATATATAAGGAACAAAATAAGAATAATTAGTCTTCTTATAATA is from Drosophila suzukii chromosome 3, CBGP_Dsuzu_IsoJpt1.0, whole genome shotgun sequence and encodes:
- the CycJ gene encoding cyclin-J-like protein isoform X2; this encodes MDQNWAAEQNIFEVIRKSEKNRHTTDVDTRLAKTHWLSDYARDIFLTMREQELRRLPMFFLSSQIDDRQKLLQFLQLVARTHKLGRCALHLAVYYLDRFLDYYRVRPDKLFMVSITCLHLAAQIENTDAFIPRFSELNQLVRNVYTLSEYKVVERKLLCFLNFELVRPTTASFAELFACSFLTRCDFAAYTEMLDECEREHNIQAFPRYGSFEQMLGSLGQQLVSMADYTLSTFPMIHPRFWPPPALLRFDRSAGLSAGRSTSLN
- the LOC118877294 gene encoding uncharacterized protein; its protein translation is MMSSEASGSITIKEEASTSSTAGNIPVESGETKAKKPEIGADKAESLSEAEGGNATETTETHLKRLQNLRKELSYLSETDWMYESLDKKAAQ
- the CycJ gene encoding cyclin-J-like protein isoform X1, whose product is MDQNWAAEQNIFEVIRKSEKNRHTTDVDTRLAKTHWLSDYARDIFLTMREQELRRLPMFFLSSQIDDRQKLLQFLQLVARTHKLGRCALHLAVYYLDRFLDYYRVRPDKLFMVSITCLHLAAQIENTDAFIPRFSELNQLVRNVYTLSEYKVVERKLLCFLNFELVRPTTASFAELFACSFLTRCDFAAYTEMLDECEREHNIQAFPRYGSFEQMLGSLGQQLVSMADYTLSIYSFSNDSPSLLAAACIAAVRQVSGVKRWSQYLIELTSYTEAHVEPYMDVLTDYFYYQDIQHAWEFPFGQNNPKLSSPDSGFEESLTENTQLVVSDEVVTVEVETYNIITVQLQNTAPESTKSLPEIQSHLKRPRFEDNTDSPHPFKQARFENEPKDL
- the armi gene encoding probable RNA helicase armi yields the protein MFTYVRKFFANPDREAIMECLDRENRFLDQKIMEEKMDRQLQGNQSAMDEVMNNQMGELTQGLSAMDINREGACTARKGVITSLGSDRGVIDKDVFFESKVADDIFLELQVGCVVEYLTFKKGDTIRVVKVKRILEHNWEDAKHNQIEDALDKLKNENPTCFNTQLRSVLGLIRQRLASSVDVETEYGQLTVELDNIEMTFIPKTGDRVRLECNIQLDDDFVDKQGEILQVTKMFPTRIQQAEKCIVERVYTDLAVLGPETYVLKSDVPTGVDLHLGDFVLADLIECQYSKFTRRAIKLTPMEKNFGATKITSQGNSGSSSNPQAVTVTGVSRFITTELWQKKSVSLKLTNNLSRKLRLESVVVSNDSESQLSVVEPLESVDIASGAEIPLVFEIHTQFQGEATESYELKFDRFKMKRSFTVIVCETKEEAAEADRRLIAAETLIAPGRNIQQRSKFYANQVWCNQVEVIPGEHNAPRRRFVALRLGFFEVPEKLRQIYLTVERKQDLIDAIEQLYSCIKEPLSIRNYVQRFGLFLHLEEIECFVSFRNYDRDRAHFLRDGEYLALQIENLAERRPSLVVGDTVRAVDPWADPNCRSNKTYEGVIHKVLFNRVLLKFNASFQEKYNGEDYRLEFYFSRYSFRKQHHAISKIGSVMGEDFLFPSKVTKRENPQLEVQMVDDDMYLYDSKLPWYNSSLNCIQKRAVFNILRGEAEDIPYVIFGPPGTGKTVTLVETLLQLVRNLPGARILVGTPSNSAADLVTKRLIDSNVLLQGDFIRFVSHNQVERDLIPPELMSYCATSDLGSVGTCEDKMMVTESGLKLRCQAKFMGTHRITISTCTTLGNFLQMGFPPGHFTHVLFDEAGQSTESETIVPIVMLTKKRSQVILSGDPRQLQAIVMNRFAGSRGFSMSFLERLLERSPYRKDLQRYPESSGYNPSVLTKLLYNYRALPSIMSIYSKLFYDDELISVVSDKDSREAKLLSRLRCVFEPEKDMPQAHGTFFYGITGENRQENDSPSWYNPQEVKEVFLMTISLYRANVSPEQIGILTPYMKQVKMLRNMFIGTDVAMPKIGSVEEFQGQERDIMLISTVRSSESILRIDTRLSLGFVCCNKRMNVAVSRARAMMIIFGNPHLLAVDECWRQLILYCAQNNAYFGCELPQSVVNQEDEDPVQLEKFVP